The stretch of DNA GTTGATAATTTGGAACAACTGCAAGCTGCTGTTCAGCAACATGTGATTGGCCAACAAGATTCACTGTTTGACTATCAGCAGGAAGCATTAGCCGGCTTTAATGCGATGAAGAAGGACATTTCATTAAAAATTATGCGTTATCTTTTGTGTTCAAAAGTGACTGGTAGTACAGATAAGGGCATGCAAATTTATTTTGCATAATTTTAGGGGAGATTATTTTCTTTAATGAGAGTGAATTATTTGGGAAAAAGAGTCATTTGGTCTGTGTTTATTTTAACAATATATTTGTTAGGGCAGACAATTGTCTTACCTGCAGTTTCAATTAAATTAGCTAGTCAACAATTATTGCAAAATTCGTGGATTGGCTTGGTTGGAATGTATACAGGAGCTCAGACGAATATCCCTACCTTGTTTATGTTGGGGATTGGACCATATATGTCTGCGAACATTGTCATTCAGGCGTTGACATCTTTTGATTTAAAAAGTTTACGGGGGATGTCACAAGAAAACTGGGGCATGATCATTAATCTGTTGAGTTTGTTCTTTGCTTTTGTGCAGTCAGCATGGTATGCCAGTTATCTGCCCAATTCAGTAGTGATGACGAAACAGGTTGGCGAGAATACTATTTACTTTGTTTGGGTGATTATCTTAACAGCTGGTAGTATGGCCGTAGTGTTCTTAGCTAATCTCAATGTGGAGCGTGGCTTAGGTGGACCGGCTTTACTGATTGTGCCGCAATTGCTGATGTCGCTGCCTGGTATTTTGAAACAAGGTTGGGGTTTTGCCCAGTATCATTTAACTATTTTTCATCTTGGATTATTACTTTTAGTAATTGGTCTGACATTATTTGCTGGGGTTGCAATGACTAAAGCTGAGGAGCAAATTCCACTGTGTAATCCATTATTAACGAGTGATTTTGCTCGTTCGTATTTTCCAATGCGGTTTTTATTAGCGGGAGCTATGTCATTTATGTTTGCTTCGGGACTATTTATGTTGCCGCGGCTATTATTAAAGAGCAATCTTTTAGTAAGATTTAAGATACCTTTATTAAAGTTAACAGCAATTAATCATCTTACGGGGATTATTTTTTATGCGTTAGTGGTGATTGGCTTAAACTTTATTTTTGGTTTGTTAACACTGCAATTAAAAGTACGAACAAGACAATTAAAAGAATCCGGTGATTATTTTTATCATGTTGTACCGGGACCTGATACAGAACACTTTTTGTTAAGTAAATATGTCCGCTTAACTTGGGGCAGCAGTGGCATGTTATTGTTATTGGTTATGTGGCCACTAATTTGGGGTTTGTGGCAACCGGAAATTGCCAACCTAACCTTATTTATTAGTAATCTTTTTATTTTAGTTACAATTTTTATCACAATTATTCAGCAATATCAGACATTACTATCTGAAATGCAGTATAACCTTAATTTGGGTTAAAAGGAGTAAGAATGGATAAAATAGTTCTACTGCCTGACTTGGCTAAGCAAGATAACTTTTATCAGGAAAATTACTTATTGTTTTTACGGCGTAAGCTGCGTGCAGCCAAAATACCGTGTCAGTTATATTTAATTAATGAAAATACTAGTGATAATGAGTCGTTTGTGGCAATTAATAATTTGACAGATACTTATTATTTGTTTGACCAAATTTTGGGAATTAATACCCTTAGTAACCCGCTTTTTTTGGCAGATTTAAAGATACCCACTGACCTAATTCCTAATTTTCAAGATAGTAGAACGGATAGTGTTACTTTCTGGCAGGGAGAGCAGCGCGTATTAACTGTGAAGCTAAATAAATTTGGCTGGGTGCGTCAAGTAGTTAGTTATCAGTCTGACTGCTTTATTCAAGATAATTATGATGTGCGTGGGTTTAAAATCACAACCGAATATTTTGATAAATATACGTCCCAAGTATTAAAAAAAGAGTGGTTTAACAATTATGGCGAGTTGATTATGACTCAGCAGAATAGTTCAATTGTTATTGCTGCTAACCAACGCAAACGCTTTAGACAAGCAACATATAATAGTGAATTGGAAATAGTTAAGGAATTTTTGCTTCAGCATGTTGATGATAAGACACTTTTTATTGCTGATACTGATCCAGATACAATTAATTTACGATTAACGTTGCCGGAACAATTTCGCTTTTGCTTTTTAATTACAGATTCAGCCACGGTTCCTGTTGGTCAAAATATTGGCCGTTTTCATAATATAAAATATGCTTTTCGGACGGTTAGTTTACGGGATGATTTTTTACAAATAGCGCCTGAAGTTAAGCAAGAAGATTGCCAGTTGATTACACCAGTAATTGAAAAGGCTAACCTAAGTTTGAGTAATAAGCTGGTTGCCAAAATTATCTATTGGCACACTGGTGAAATTTTGCCGGCATTAATTAAAGACTATTTAAATCAGCTGTTAACTATTATGAGTGAGCAAAAAGATGTGGAATTAGTAATTGATGCAACGGAGGTTCTGCAAGCAGTTATTTTACAGCAGCTTAATTTATTAATTAAAGATGCTGGCGAAAAAACTAAGCCAGCTCCAATTAATACCCCAGCAGTAGTTAACCGCGTTTCCTGTCAAACCTTGGCATTTCAGGAAGAAAAAAAGTTAATGCGGCAAGCACGAATTTACCTTGATACAGGTACTAAAAGTAATTTTACGTTGCAATTGGAAGCTCTGCAAGCAGGTATTCCCCAATTTGCGCGGCAGAGTAATGGCTTGATTACTCCAGAAGTTAATGGCGACTTAGTTGCAGATAATGGTGCACTGCCTGAACAGCTATCCTTATTTTTACGTTCACTTGATAAGTGGAATAATTCAGTAATTGAAAATACGCGGATAATTGAGCAGATGAAGCCATCACAGGTAGTTGAACAATGGAGGGAGCTGCTTTAAATGGGACCCAAAAAATTACCATATTTAATTCATAGTGGAAGTAACCAGTTTATCCTTCCTGATAATTTCTTTGTGAATTGTAATTATCTGTGGGCTAATGAGGATTATTTGCAAGAAAATAATCTTGAACAAGTATTCATTAATGGTAGATTTAATGCAAGCTACCAGAATAATTATTTTTTGCTTGATAAAAGTTCGGTTTGGTTAAAGCAACCAGCAATTTTAAAACAGTTGCCAGCTAATCGAGTGATTTATAGTGCCCAGGCAAAGCTAACTGCAGAAAGTCAAGCTATTTTGGATTTTCGTGGTGAATTTCGACTTGATTTTGGTCAAAATTTAACCCAATTACAGCATGATATAAATTTATACTTCTTTGGTCAAAATATTGGTTATCAGGTTTTGCCATTAGAAATATATTTACCGCAGCCAATTTTAGAGTGTGCTAAAATTATGGGGAATACATATTATGAAATTAATTATGATTTTGGCACAACTTGGCAAAATATTGGGCATTTACGTCATAGTGTTTTTTTACCGCAAGGAATGAAAGAAGACATTGAAGTTGAATGTCAAAGATCTGCTAATGTTCATTTTAAAGTTGAAGTACAGTGCTTTTCAATTCAAAAACAGTCCTGCATTAAAAAATGGGTAATGAGTGATCATGATTTTCATCAGAAGCATTTGTTAGTTGGCGATTTGGGTGAAGCGAGTTATTTTCAAGTTACTTTTTATGCTTATGGCAGTGGCCAGTTGAAATTAGGAACAATTCATATGCACCGTGCCCTTGGTCCTTATGGCAAAATTGCTTTGGGTGCCAAAGGAATTTGCGATCGTCAAGGATTAGGCGGGGAAGTTAATTATTTATTTAATGCTGGTAATTTAAAACCGCCACTACTTGTAGTGTTTGCCGGTTTTAATACGGCTAGTGTGTTTGAAGGAAATGGTCTTGTCCAAAAAGTTGGTTCTCCTTCACTACTGGTAACGGATTCGCGTCTTTATGGTGGTGCTTTTTATATCGGATCGGCTGAATTTGAACAGCAAGTCGGGCAAATAATTATTCATTACCTCCATCAATTAGGCTTTACTAGGCAAGATTTAGTATTAACAGGAATTTCAATGGGCGCTTATGCGGCACTATATTATGGTGCGCAGTTAGGTGCAGGATCAATTGTAGCTGCTAAAATTATTGCTAATTTAGGTGTAGTAGCTGCTAACTCTAAAATCAAACGTCCAGAAGGCTTTGATGATATTAATGATATTATTTTAGCTGAATATGGCGGTATTGATGCTGCTACGCTTGCTAAGGTAAACCAAAAAATGTGGCTACAGTTTGCACGTGCCGATCTAAGTCAGACAGATTTTACTCTGGGTTACATGGAAGAAGAAGATTATGATGATACGGGATACCAGTCTGTGCGTAACTTTTTGCAAAAAAAATATCCACAGGCTCACGTGTTAAGCAAAGGCTTTTGGGGACGACATAATGATAATGCCGAAATTTCTAGTTGGTTTATTCAACAGGTGATGGATTTGATTAATTATAAATATCGTGAGCAAGAGATGGAAGGGTAATATTATTTTAGTTATCAATAGTTGTTGAGATTGACGAAGATTAATATATGAACTTTATTTGGAAGCGAAAATTACAAAAAGATCTGCAGAATTGTTTGCACGGTGGAAAGTTACACCAAACTGCCCGGAATTTGTTGATCGGTACTGCAACTGGCAGTATACTAGCTGGAGTTTGGGCTGTTTCTAATGTAACGGTGCCGCAAAATAATGTCGTTTATGCAGCTAAAAATACTAAAGCGGTAATTGAAATTAAGCTTAAACGTACCGCTATTGTTTACAATCATGCGGGTAAAAGAATTGCGCACAGAACGTTCAAAAAAGGCAAAAAATTAAGAGTCCTTGCGACTACGATAATTAAAGGTAAAAAATTTTATCGCGTTGGTAATGGTCAATATATTCTTGCGGCAACAGCTACAAGAATTAAAGGTACAAAAGCTAGAGCTGCTAAAATTAGTAAAACTACTTACTTATATACTGCAACAGGCAAGAAGAGGCAAAAGATTAAGAAAGGTACGAAAGTCAAAGTTTATGGTCATAAGACGATAAATGGTAAGAAGTACTATCTTTTGAGTAAAGACAAGTATGTCTTGATTAATAAGATTAAATTTTTAAAAACAGGTGCTGAACCGGCAAAAAATCCGGGTGCAAACACATCTAGTGCTGCTAATAATTCGGCTGCTGCAAATGAACCTACGAATAATGGTTCTGTGAGTTCAAATCCAACTAATTCGTCATCATCAAGTACGATAAGTGGTTCAACCGGGTCAGTTTCCAATGCCAGTGATGCCAGTGCATCTAGTAAACCAGAAACACCAAAAAATGTTGAAGTTTATGAAAATGGTCATTGGCGGCTAAAGGATCCTACTGGTAAGTATTTAACTGGTTGGCAGACGATTCCCACTGGACCTACAAGTACTAAGACAGTTTATTATAATGCCGACGGAATGGTCTATGGTGAGCAAAGAATAGCAGGCAATTGGTATTTATTTGATAAAAATACTGGTGCAATGCAGACAGGATTTCAAAAAGTTGGTCACAGAATAGTTTATTATGCTACTAATGGCCAAATGCAATATGGTTGGCAGACAATTAATAGTAAGAAGTATTTCTTTGACCGGCGTGATGGCCATCAGTATCAGGGTAAACAGGTAATTGATGGAACAGATTATCAATTTGCTAGCGATGGTAGCCTAATTACTGACTTGTCAAAGCAAAGACAACAATATCGTGAAGCAGTTGCGAGCGATATTGCTCAGGAAGTTCAAAAACAAACGGGTGCTAAAATTGATTTTGATTGGAATAATCAAACTGATAATTATCAAGCATTTACTTTGCACGATGCAGCTCAATTAGTAGCTAACCAACAATTAGATAATAATCCAGTTACGATTGAACAAAATATTAAAAAGAATGCTAATTTAACAGGTAAACTAGAGACAAGTTTTATTACTAGTGCGGCTCCAGATTTTTCGGTAACTTCTGCTCAAAAAGTTGCTCAAGATTTTGTAGCTACACTGACTAATATAAAAGATCTAGATAAAACTGTTTTAGGTGTAGGCGTTAATAGTAATTCTGGTGAAATCGCAGTTTTGCTGTTTACTCCTGGTGCAGAGCCAACCCCATCTGGGATGGTAGCATCTGATGTGCAACCAATTGTGGTTAAAGTTTATAAAAATTCAGGTATTAATGTTGATGTTACTGATGGCCTGCAGGAGAATCAAAAATTAACTGCTGTTGATGTTGGGAGTTTAACTAACTTAGCTGACCCATTTCTTTTGAATGGTCCTAAGGGACAGTTAATCGGTGAAGCTAATTTAAAGAAGATTTTTGCTACCTTACCGGGACGTAATGGTAAGTTTGTGGGCATTAAAAATTACTTTAATGGTAACGATGCCTATCATTATGAACTATGGCTGCAGGGACAAAATTTGGATCAAAAACAGTATAATTTTATTCATGCCAATGAAAATACCAAATATGGTGATCCGTTAGTAATTCCTTATACTGCAACTTTAGTTTGGGGACCAGCACCCGGAAGCAGTTTAGATAAAACTACAAAAACGCAAACTGAAATGACTCCAGATGAAATTAAGCAAGTCTATCAAACTGGTACAGATTCAGGATTAAGTCAAGAAAAGGTTAATGTTCAGCCAATTGCTGGTATGAAAGAAGATACAATTCGTGGTGTTGATATCTCTAGTTATTTAGCTTTAAAAAATGCTGGGGTAAAATTTTATGATTT from Lactobacillus sp. ESL0785 encodes:
- a CDS encoding glycosyl hydrolase 53 family protein, encoding MNFIWKRKLQKDLQNCLHGGKLHQTARNLLIGTATGSILAGVWAVSNVTVPQNNVVYAAKNTKAVIEIKLKRTAIVYNHAGKRIAHRTFKKGKKLRVLATTIIKGKKFYRVGNGQYILAATATRIKGTKARAAKISKTTYLYTATGKKRQKIKKGTKVKVYGHKTINGKKYYLLSKDKYVLINKIKFLKTGAEPAKNPGANTSSAANNSAAANEPTNNGSVSSNPTNSSSSSTISGSTGSVSNASDASASSKPETPKNVEVYENGHWRLKDPTGKYLTGWQTIPTGPTSTKTVYYNADGMVYGEQRIAGNWYLFDKNTGAMQTGFQKVGHRIVYYATNGQMQYGWQTINSKKYFFDRRDGHQYQGKQVIDGTDYQFASDGSLITDLSKQRQQYREAVASDIAQEVQKQTGAKIDFDWNNQTDNYQAFTLHDAAQLVANQQLDNNPVTIEQNIKKNANLTGKLETSFITSAAPDFSVTSAQKVAQDFVATLTNIKDLDKTVLGVGVNSNSGEIAVLLFTPGAEPTPSGMVASDVQPIVVKVYKNSGINVDVTDGLQENQKLTAVDVGSLTNLADPFLLNGPKGQLIGEANLKKIFATLPGRNGKFVGIKNYFNGNDAYHYELWLQGQNLDQKQYNFIHANENTKYGDPLVIPYTATLVWGPAPGSSLDKTTKTQTEMTPDEIKQVYQTGTDSGLSQEKVNVQPIAGMKEDTIRGVDISSYLALKNAGVKFYDFTGKEVSLLKVLHDAGVNYIRLRLWNNPYNAHGQNYGGGIDDEATVLAIAKEAKQYGIKTALCFQYSDFWADPATQALPKAWEHETAAEIKQSIYNYTHKVLADFKAAGVDIGLVQAGNEITKGMLGILGSSKAVWGESDSSAQLAGYVNAASKAIRETYANALVTVQLETPNVDNYKFIMNSLKNNNVDYDVLGSSYYPLYGWNANNPQTLAVVEDLAVNQFGKKFVVLETAWPNSLNDADGTPNNIGYDPGHYAISPQGQVDHTAEMYKIIVNNPNGLGAFYWEPAWIPVKAGWDSWEYNKNVADSLGTGWANGNSQGYYPDSKLYYNGNPAWGGSSWDNNALFDDQGYPLQSLNMYNGFLTGYESK
- the asp2 gene encoding accessory Sec system protein Asp2; this encodes MGPKKLPYLIHSGSNQFILPDNFFVNCNYLWANEDYLQENNLEQVFINGRFNASYQNNYFLLDKSSVWLKQPAILKQLPANRVIYSAQAKLTAESQAILDFRGEFRLDFGQNLTQLQHDINLYFFGQNIGYQVLPLEIYLPQPILECAKIMGNTYYEINYDFGTTWQNIGHLRHSVFLPQGMKEDIEVECQRSANVHFKVEVQCFSIQKQSCIKKWVMSDHDFHQKHLLVGDLGEASYFQVTFYAYGSGQLKLGTIHMHRALGPYGKIALGAKGICDRQGLGGEVNYLFNAGNLKPPLLVVFAGFNTASVFEGNGLVQKVGSPSLLVTDSRLYGGAFYIGSAEFEQQVGQIIIHYLHQLGFTRQDLVLTGISMGAYAALYYGAQLGAGSIVAAKIIANLGVVAANSKIKRPEGFDDINDIILAEYGGIDAATLAKVNQKMWLQFARADLSQTDFTLGYMEEEDYDDTGYQSVRNFLQKKYPQAHVLSKGFWGRHNDNAEISSWFIQQVMDLINYKYREQEMEG